From the genome of Delphinus delphis chromosome 8, mDelDel1.2, whole genome shotgun sequence, one region includes:
- the CNTF gene encoding ciliary neurotrophic factor, with translation MAFTEHSPLTPRRRDLCSRSVWLARKIRSDLTALMESYVKHQGLNENVNLDSVRGVPVASTDRWSELSEAERLQENLQAYRTFHVMLARMLEDQRVHFTPAEDDFHQAIHTILLQVAAFAYQLEELMVLLEHKIPSSEADGMPLIVGDGGLFEKKLWGLKVLQELSQWTVRSVHDLRVLSSCQTGIPGRGGHYTAKDKKM, from the exons ATGGCTTTCACAGAGCATTCACCGCTGACCCCTCGCCGCCGGGACCTCTGTAGCCGCTCTGTCTGGCTAGCAAGGAAGATCCGTTCAGACCTGACTGCTCTTATGGAATCTTAT GTGAAGCACCAAGGTCTGAACGAGAACGTGAATCTGGACTCTGTGCGTGGTGTGCCAGTGGCAAGCACTGATCGGTGGAGCGAGCTTAGTGAGGCAGAGCGACTCCAAGAGAACCTCCAAGCTTACCGTACCTTCCATGTTATGTTGGCCAGAATGTTAGAAGACCAACGGGTGCATTTTACTCCAGCTGAAGATGACTTCCATCAAGCAATACATACCATTCTCCTCCAAGTCGCTGCCTTTGCTTACCAGCTGGAAGAATTAATGGTGCTCCTGGAACACAAGATCCCTTCCAGTGAGGCTGATGGGATGCCCCTTATTGTTGGAGATGGTGGTCTCTTTGAGAAGAAGCTGTGGGGCCTAAAGGTGCTGCAAGAGCTTTCACAGTGGACAGTGAGGTCCGTCCATGACCTTCGAGTCCTTTCATCTTGTCAAACTGGGATCCCAGGACGTGGGGGCCATTATACTGCTAAGGACAAGAAAATGTAG
- the LOC132430316 gene encoding macrophage-expressed gene 1 protein-like gives MGEQRAPGFQGCRQTLNVSVLGALPGGGWDNLRNVELGQVLRRDYLQCLTTEDGEYLIPDRVQVVPRRESIVETRTELIDHRVNDTDTWAASINAELSFLPDLNGKLSVDCRNVRKYSLEYQTVTIRVQIRHVIYSVKAPENPDFQPDFLRHLLTLSDHLENNQTREAKYLAEMLVLRYGTHVLTDVEAGAALVQEYQVQSRLLQNLGRNPVASKMHSHGGVPFYPGITLPKWQEGIGNRLAAIGRSGPPLPVLLQLETLPELPEARLGAPVFDPQANVDDGSRGGRCRANFSFGGVFQECEAVSGRRADHLCRAYHIPNPLTGKASCPANYTACARSGGLKTWSEAGPECRQHCRRCRLFFRCCSTVCAIHEHRNAVRLAASWCAPSGASLPTTAGLLFGGLYSPGNPNPLTGSQACPSHFYPLTLFGDHKVCVSSDSELGTAQAVPFGGFFSCQAGNPLAGLVKGQSPGLMKEVFYQDSPTDFPMKCPAGYSQHQAYLSHGCQILCCLRAGVLLDQQQAAVRMPPFIPHPPLLDRSSTPRLSVLVDSSGQRGWARLQGSDRWQRPILMTHACLPSS, from the exons ATGGGGGAACAGAGGGCGCCGGGCTTCCAAGGCTGCAGGCAGACCCTGAATGTGTCCGTGCTGGGGGCGCTGCCAGGAGGCGGCTGGGACAACCTGCGCAACGTCGAGCTGGGGCAGGTGCTCAGGAGAGACTATTTGCAGTGCCTCACCACCGAGGACGGCGAGTACCTCATCCCAGACCGCGTGCAGGTGGTCCCGCGGCGGGAGAGTATCGTGGAGACCCGCACGGAGCTCATCGACCACCGGGTCAACGACACTGACACCTGGGCCGCCTCCATCAACGCTGAGCTCTCCTTCCTCCCCGACCTCAATGGTAAGCTCTCCGTGGACTGCCGGAACGTCAGGAAGTACAGCCTGGAGTACCAGACGGTCACAATCAGGGTGCAGATCCGCCATGTTATCTACTCTGTGAAGGCCCCGGAGAACCCCGACTTCCAGCCCGACTTCCTGCGACATCTGCTGACCCTCAGCGACCATCTGGAGAACAACCAGACCCGGGAGGCCAAATACCTGGCGGAGATGCTTGTGCTTAGGTACGGCACGCACGTTCTCACCGACGTGGAGGCCGGGGCTGCCTTGGTGCAGGAATACCAG GTGCAGAGCCGGCTTCTCCAGAACCTCGGGCGGAACCCGGTGGCCTCCAAGATGCACAGCCACGGTGGCGTGCCCTTCTACCCGGGCATCACCCTACCGAAGTGGCAGGAGGGCATCGGCAACCGGCTGGCGGCCATCGGTAGGTCGGGCCCGCCCCTGCCGGTGCTGCTCCAGCTGGAGACGCTGCCCGAGCTCCCAGAGGCCCGG CTTGGGGCTCCCGTCTTCGACCCCCAGGCCAATGTGGACGATGGTTCTCGCGGAGGCCGCTGCCGCGCCAACTTCAGCTTCGGCGGTGTCTTCCAGGAATGCGAGGCCGTGTCCGGGCGGCGTGCCGATCACCTCTGCCGGGCCTATCACATCCCGAACCCGCTCACCGGCAAAGCCTCTTGCCCGGCCAACTACACGGCCTGCGCCCGGAGCGGCGGGCTGAAGACGTGGAGCGAGGCCGGTCCTGAGTGCCGGCAGCACTGCCGAAGGTGCCGGCTCTTCTTCCGATGCTGCTCGACGGTGTGCGCTATCCATGAGCATCGGAATGCCGTGCGCCTGGCTGCCTCCTGGTGCGCGCCCTCGGGGGCCTCCCTGCCCACCACTGCGGGCCTCCTCTTTGGAGGCCTGTATAGCCCAGGCAACCCAAACCCGCTCACTGGGTCCCAGGCTTGCCCCTCCCACTTCTACCCACTGACACTCTTTGGCGACCACAAGGTCTGTGTCAGTAGCGACTCAGAGCTGGGTACAGCCCAGGCAGTCCCCTTTGGGGGTTTCTTCAGCTGCCAGGCGGGCAACCCCTTGGCTGGCCTTGTGAAGGGCCAGAGCCCTGGGCTCATGAAGGAGGTGTTCTACCAGGACAGCCCCACGGATTTCCCCATGAAATGCCCAGCAGGGTACAGCCAACACCAGGCTTACCTCAGCCATGGCTGCCAAATCCTCTGCTGCCTCAGGGCTGGGGTCCTCTTGGACCAGCAGCAGGCAGCTGTTCGGATGCCCCCATTTATTCCCCATCCCCCGTTGCTCGACAGAAGCAGCACCCCCAGGCTGTCTGTCCTGGTTGACTCCAGTGGTCAGCGGGGCTGGGCGAGGCTGCAAGGCTCTGACCGCTGGCAGCGGCCAATATTAATGACCCATGCCTGTCTGCCAAGCTCTTGA